The following are from one region of the Ignavibacteriota bacterium genome:
- the rocD gene encoding ornithine--oxo-acid transaminase produces the protein MTSQDFIKLEEKYGAHNYHPIDVVIDKGKGVWVWDVEGKKYLDFLSAYSAVNQGHCHPKIINAMIEQAQKLTLTSRAFYNSCLGEFEKYITEYFGYDKVLPMNTGVEGDETAFKLARKWAYTVKGIPENKAKIIFCEGNFHGRTMMAVSASNDPDCKEGYGPYLPGIELILYNNIAALEKALQDPNVCAFLVEPIQGEAGVMVPDDGYLKKAYDLCKSKNVLFIADEVQTGLCRTGKLLACDHENVRPDILILGKALSGGAMPISAVLADDEIMLTIKPGQHGSTFGGNPLAAKVAIAALKVLKEENLAEHADKLGKYFRQEMQKIVDELEIVSMVRGKGLLNAIIIKPTKSGKTAWDVCVEFKENGLLAKPTHGDIIRFAPPLVITKDEIDFAINTIRKVLMKFEHEMTAVEA, from the coding sequence ATGACATCACAAGATTTTATAAAACTGGAAGAAAAATATGGCGCACATAACTATCATCCGATAGATGTTGTAATTGATAAAGGTAAGGGTGTTTGGGTCTGGGATGTTGAAGGGAAAAAATATTTAGACTTTCTCTCAGCGTATTCAGCAGTAAATCAGGGACACTGTCACCCGAAAATAATTAATGCCATGATTGAACAGGCACAAAAGTTAACATTAACTTCACGTGCATTCTATAACAGTTGCCTCGGAGAATTCGAAAAATACATCACTGAATATTTCGGTTATGACAAAGTTCTTCCGATGAATACCGGAGTTGAAGGTGATGAAACTGCTTTCAAACTTGCAAGAAAATGGGCTTACACAGTAAAAGGTATTCCGGAAAATAAAGCGAAAATTATTTTCTGTGAAGGAAATTTTCATGGAAGAACAATGATGGCTGTTTCTGCATCCAATGATCCTGATTGTAAAGAAGGATACGGACCCTATCTTCCCGGAATTGAATTAATTCTTTACAACAATATTGCTGCTTTGGAAAAAGCACTTCAGGATCCAAATGTATGTGCATTTCTTGTTGAACCAATTCAGGGAGAAGCAGGAGTTATGGTTCCGGATGATGGATATCTGAAAAAAGCTTACGATCTCTGTAAATCTAAAAATGTTTTATTCATCGCTGATGAAGTTCAAACAGGATTATGCAGAACAGGAAAACTTCTCGCTTGTGATCATGAAAATGTAAGACCGGATATTTTAATACTTGGTAAAGCATTATCAGGCGGGGCAATGCCAATATCTGCTGTTCTTGCAGACGACGAAATAATGCTTACAATTAAACCCGGTCAGCACGGATCAACTTTTGGTGGAAATCCATTAGCCGCTAAAGTTGCTATTGCAGCACTGAAGGTTCTTAAAGAAGAAAATCTTGCTGAACATGCTGATAAGCTTGGAAAATATTTCAGACAGGAAATGCAAAAGATAGTTGACGAACTTGAAATTGTTTCGATGGTAAGAGGAAAAGGTTTGTTGAATGCGATAATAATTAAACCAACTAAATCAGGAAAAACTGCTTGGGATGTTTGTGTTGAGTTTAAAGAAAATGGTTTGCTTGCCAAACCAACTCACGGAGATATTATCCGCTTTGCACCTCCGCTCGTTATAACTAAAGATGAAATTGATTTTGCAATCAATACAATCAGAAAAGTTTTAATGAAATTTGAACACGAAATGACTGCGGTTGAAGCTTAA
- a CDS encoding T9SS type A sorting domain-containing protein, giving the protein MKSLMTILLVVFFISTINAQIVVTTPEYPTQSDSIIVLFDAAQPGAEELLNYTGTVYAHTGVNTNYGDWQHVIGDWGNNQNQPALTRLGTNLYKLTIGFPRQFYSVTNQSEQIQEVAIVFRSSDAAKQTRPDIFIPLFEPGLSIVFKNPVVSNNFGDPLRSPAFVRKDSSVLIDVRAVEIGTELSQLSLFIDGSLVTQTSADSIIFLFSYGNYTPGPHDVIAIGLDTSGQADSAHIVMFVNPLVINQSPPPGIIQGINYNSGTSVTLMLFAPYKEFIYLIGDFNDWKVETNYFLNRYEYDSNKVVWWITLDNLTIGFEYAFQYLVDGEIRIGDPYTKKILDPWNDEFISSQTYPNLKPYPQGKTAELVSLFQTDQAEYQWQNPNFQKPDEEKLIIYELLLRDFIAEHDYQALKDTLNYLKQLGVNAIELMPVMEFEGNLSWGYNPSYHYALDKYYGPADKFKEFIDQAHGMGIAVIMDMVLNHAFGQSPMVRLYWDKVNNRPAANSPWFNPIPRHPYNVGYDFNHESAATKYYVDRVNRQWLSEFKIDGFRFDLSKGFTQTFSGNDVNLWGQYDQSRINILERMADSIWAAFPDAYVILEHFAVNSEETVLSNYGMMLWGNMNYEYNEATMGYSSNLTGATHKSRNWSDMHLVSYMESHDEERLMYKNLLYGNSNSNYNIKSFPTAIQRMKLAGAFYLTIPGPKMIWQFGELGYDYSINYPCGTPDCRLDPKPIRWDYFNDGNRKNLYLVWQALIKLKNYQAFNSDDYSYSLSDYAKRLTILDSTMNVNIVGNFNISQLNINPQFPNTGWWYDYFSGDSILITNTQTEISLAAGEFHIYTTVKLPTPEIGLVLATDDIQNLKLPTEYYLEQNFPNPFNPTTKIQYAIGSRQFVTLKVYDVLGNKIATLVNEEKPAGTYEVEFRSHSDEGQNLTSGVYFYQLRVGDPETSSQNGQARQDFVETKKMLMLK; this is encoded by the coding sequence ATGAAAAGTTTAATGACGATTTTACTTGTAGTTTTTTTTATTTCTACAATAAATGCGCAGATTGTTGTAACAACTCCGGAGTATCCAACTCAATCAGACAGTATTATAGTTTTGTTTGATGCAGCTCAGCCTGGTGCAGAAGAACTCTTGAATTATACAGGAACAGTATATGCGCACACAGGAGTTAATACAAACTATGGTGATTGGCAGCACGTAATTGGTGACTGGGGGAATAATCAGAATCAGCCAGCACTTACAAGATTGGGAACTAACCTTTACAAATTGACGATAGGATTTCCAAGACAATTTTATAGCGTTACCAATCAATCAGAACAAATCCAGGAAGTTGCAATTGTTTTCAGAAGTTCTGATGCAGCCAAACAAACTCGTCCGGATATTTTCATTCCGCTCTTTGAGCCCGGGCTTAGTATAGTATTTAAAAATCCGGTTGTCTCAAATAATTTTGGGGATCCGCTGAGATCACCTGCATTTGTTAGAAAAGATTCTTCAGTGCTGATTGATGTCAGGGCAGTTGAGATCGGGACAGAGTTATCTCAATTAAGTTTATTTATTGATGGGTCATTAGTAACTCAAACTTCAGCAGACTCAATAATTTTTCTTTTCAGTTATGGTAATTACACTCCCGGTCCACACGATGTTATAGCTATTGGGCTCGATACATCTGGTCAGGCTGATAGTGCTCACATTGTGATGTTTGTTAATCCGCTGGTCATTAATCAATCTCCACCGCCGGGAATTATACAGGGAATCAATTATAACAGCGGAACCAGCGTGACGTTAATGTTATTTGCACCATACAAAGAATTTATTTACCTGATTGGTGATTTTAATGATTGGAAAGTTGAGACAAATTATTTCCTTAACCGATACGAATACGATAGCAATAAAGTTGTTTGGTGGATAACTCTTGATAACCTTACAATAGGGTTTGAGTACGCATTTCAATATTTAGTTGATGGAGAAATACGAATTGGCGATCCATACACAAAAAAAATTCTTGATCCATGGAATGATGAATTTATTTCTTCACAGACTTATCCAAACTTAAAACCTTATCCTCAAGGAAAAACTGCAGAGCTTGTTTCATTATTCCAAACCGATCAAGCTGAATATCAATGGCAAAATCCAAATTTCCAAAAACCGGATGAAGAAAAACTGATTATTTATGAATTACTGTTGAGGGACTTCATCGCAGAACATGATTATCAGGCATTAAAAGACACATTAAATTATTTAAAACAATTAGGAGTAAATGCAATTGAGCTGATGCCAGTGATGGAATTTGAAGGCAATCTGAGTTGGGGATATAATCCGTCATATCATTATGCGCTTGATAAATATTATGGTCCCGCCGATAAGTTTAAAGAGTTCATTGATCAGGCTCACGGAATGGGAATAGCTGTTATTATGGATATGGTTTTAAATCATGCTTTTGGTCAATCACCGATGGTCAGGTTGTATTGGGATAAAGTTAATAATCGTCCCGCTGCAAACAGTCCGTGGTTTAATCCAATTCCACGTCATCCTTATAATGTTGGTTATGATTTCAACCACGAGAGTGCAGCAACAAAATATTATGTGGATCGGGTGAACAGACAATGGCTCTCCGAATTTAAAATTGATGGATTCAGATTTGATCTCTCCAAAGGGTTTACACAAACTTTTAGTGGTAACGATGTTAATCTTTGGGGACAGTATGATCAATCCAGAATTAATATTTTAGAGAGAATGGCGGATTCAATCTGGGCAGCATTTCCGGATGCTTATGTAATATTGGAACACTTTGCAGTCAACAGCGAAGAAACTGTTCTTTCAAATTATGGGATGATGTTATGGGGAAACATGAATTATGAATACAATGAAGCAACAATGGGTTATTCATCAAATCTTACAGGTGCAACTCACAAATCACGAAACTGGAGTGATATGCATCTTGTATCGTATATGGAAAGTCACGATGAAGAACGGCTTATGTATAAGAATTTATTGTATGGTAATTCGAACAGCAACTATAATATTAAATCTTTCCCGACAGCTATTCAGAGAATGAAATTAGCTGGTGCATTTTACTTAACCATACCCGGACCAAAAATGATCTGGCAATTTGGTGAACTTGGATATGACTATTCAATAAACTATCCTTGCGGAACTCCTGATTGCAGGTTAGATCCAAAACCCATACGCTGGGATTATTTTAATGATGGTAACCGAAAGAATCTATATTTAGTGTGGCAAGCATTAATAAAATTAAAAAACTATCAGGCTTTCAACAGTGATGATTATTCGTACAGTCTTTCCGATTATGCAAAAAGATTAACTATACTTGATTCCACGATGAATGTGAATATTGTAGGAAATTTTAATATAAGCCAATTAAATATTAATCCTCAATTTCCAAATACAGGTTGGTGGTATGATTACTTTAGCGGAGATAGCATATTAATCACTAATACACAAACGGAAATTTCATTAGCTGCAGGCGAGTTTCATATTTACACTACTGTGAAATTGCCAACTCCGGAAATTGGTTTAGTATTAGCAACTGACGATATTCAAAATTTAAAATTGCCGACTGAATATTATTTAGAACAAAATTTCCCGAATCCATTTAATCCAACAACCAAAATCCAGTATGCAATTGGCAGTAGGCAATTTGTAACACTAAAAGTTTATGATGTTTTGGGAAATAAAATTGCTACACTTGTTAACGAAGAAAAACCTGCCGGCACTTATGAAGTTGAATTCAGAAGTCATTCTGACGAAGGTCAGAATCTCACGAGTGGTGTGTACTTTTATCAGTTGAGAGTTGGAGATCCTGAGACAAGTTCCCAAAATGGGCAGGCACGACAAGATTTTGTTGAAACAAAGAAGATGTTGATGCTTAAGTGA
- a CDS encoding YjbQ family protein, which yields MELETYSINISTKGNCDITDITDQVSDLILKNNFIEGNVLVFAGGSTAGITTIEFEPGLLKDYPKFFDRIAPENINYEHDNTWHDGNGHSHIRSSIQGASLTIPFSKGILLLGTWQQIIFVDFDNRSRRREIVIQITGRKK from the coding sequence ATGGAATTAGAAACCTATTCAATTAACATTTCTACTAAAGGAAATTGTGATATAACCGATATAACAGACCAGGTCAGCGATCTTATTTTAAAAAATAATTTTATTGAAGGAAACGTTCTTGTTTTTGCTGGTGGTTCGACTGCGGGAATTACAACAATTGAGTTTGAACCTGGTTTGCTGAAAGATTATCCAAAATTTTTTGATCGGATAGCTCCTGAGAATATCAATTACGAACACGATAATACCTGGCATGATGGTAATGGACATTCGCACATAAGATCATCAATTCAAGGAGCTTCATTGACAATTCCATTTTCAAAAGGTATATTATTATTAGGTACATGGCAGCAAATAATTTTTGTAGATTTTGACAACCGGTCAAGAAGAAGAGAGATAGTTATTCAAATTACCGGCAGGAAAAAATAA
- a CDS encoding T9SS type A sorting domain-containing protein has protein sequence MNRFLLKRNISQFLLLVATITLLFFFDVLSQQPQLIWLGTLGGDDSEARAVSDNGSVVVGVSQDANGNPRAFRWTIQTGIQDLGTLGGNGSVAADVSADGSIIVGWSDDANNIYRAFKWTESTGMQDLGAGDYSTAHGISADGTAIIVDIYPNAYRWTQAGGLQDLGTLGGSSSGANDISADGSMICGYSYVSAGDPYAFRWVDTLGMEQIGTFYSFALGISGDGNTITGFETGSAGLYKAFRWTQSGGFEFDIAGNFSQGNAVSEDGSIIVGSFGNGAFRLSNVGGLEELNQTYSSLLTSGSELSNALGISLDGQFIVGEGTNGITSQNEGFLLAVNGINSVDELSDYPSGFHLNQNYPNPFNPSTTISFLVPNEEFVSLKVYNSLGEEVAELVNETKPAGNYSVTFDASELTSGIYFYKLSAGDFTQTKKMIYLK, from the coding sequence ATGAATCGTTTTTTACTAAAGAGGAATATTAGTCAATTTCTGCTACTCGTTGCGACAATAACTTTGTTGTTCTTTTTTGATGTCCTATCTCAGCAGCCTCAATTGATCTGGTTAGGTACGCTTGGAGGAGATGATAGCGAAGCTCGTGCAGTTTCAGATAATGGTTCGGTTGTGGTTGGTGTTTCACAAGATGCGAATGGAAATCCACGGGCATTCAGATGGACTATACAAACTGGAATTCAGGATTTAGGTACGTTGGGCGGAAATGGGAGTGTAGCGGCTGATGTTTCTGCTGATGGTTCAATTATCGTTGGATGGTCTGATGATGCTAATAATATTTATCGTGCCTTTAAATGGACCGAGTCAACAGGAATGCAGGATTTAGGCGCTGGTGATTACAGCACAGCTCATGGAATCTCTGCAGATGGAACAGCTATTATTGTTGATATATATCCAAATGCTTATCGCTGGACTCAAGCCGGAGGTCTTCAAGACTTAGGAACTCTAGGAGGCAGTTCCTCTGGTGCAAATGATATATCGGCTGATGGTTCAATGATTTGTGGTTATTCTTATGTCAGTGCAGGTGATCCATACGCTTTTCGTTGGGTTGATACACTTGGAATGGAACAGATTGGCACTTTCTACAGTTTTGCATTAGGAATATCTGGAGATGGAAATACAATCACTGGATTTGAAACAGGCAGTGCAGGGTTATACAAAGCTTTTCGCTGGACACAGAGTGGTGGTTTTGAATTTGATATTGCTGGAAATTTCAGTCAGGGAAATGCTGTCTCGGAAGATGGAAGTATTATTGTTGGTTCATTTGGCAATGGTGCATTTCGGCTTTCAAATGTAGGCGGGCTGGAAGAATTAAATCAAACCTATTCAAGTTTATTAACATCAGGCTCTGAATTATCAAATGCATTGGGAATTTCTTTAGATGGTCAGTTTATTGTTGGAGAAGGAACTAATGGCATAACCTCTCAGAATGAAGGATTTCTTTTAGCTGTAAACGGAATAAACTCTGTCGATGAATTATCGGATTATCCATCGGGATTTCATTTAAATCAAAACTATCCAAACCCATTTAATCCTTCAACAACAATTTCGTTTTTAGTACCGAATGAAGAATTTGTTTCACTAAAAGTTTATAACTCATTAGGCGAAGAAGTTGCAGAATTAGTGAATGAAACAAAACCTGCAGGTAATTATTCGGTTACATTTGATGCAAGCGAACTAACAAGCGGAATCTATTTTTATAAACTTTCTGCAGGCGATTTCACACAAACGAAAAAAATGATTTATCTCAAATAA
- a CDS encoding response regulator, which translates to MIIAGKNGKIYLAFLLFINFSANLFSQDLNFKNLSVKNGLSNNKINAILQDKTGFIWFGTEDGLNRFDGYNFKVYRNDPTDSNSISHNNIWAIFADENDNIWIGTKSGVLNLYDRRYDSFRHWTIKSKFVKENSITAIYKDRNNSLWIGTYQSGLFKFNPETGESKSWNYNPEDRNSLSNNFITSIIEDAAGNLWISTYNGLNKFIPSANENYFFRYEYNPLNQNSLNNNLVWSVQQSHFDEKKLWLGTANGLASLDIRTNVITRINLPIAQGLQFSNSVSSVVEEDNDGEKILWMSTYAGVIRMNLNTSEIVRYFSDERNPSSIINNQVNEIIKDKSGVIWCATEGGISYISPKALKFNNPFSSGFSSKMLNDLKAKNVRSVITDSHSDMFFGTDDGVYQLINSTSKSEPIKISSTNQFNVWSLEPGNNHDLWIGTYGQGLKQLSLNNGEIKSWKIESPTFKTTAFDYIKSLRLDENNILWIGFWGGGFSKLNTINGEYEIWISESKKPQSISHNDVWDIHRDRKGRLWLATNGGGLNLFDPEDEGKFLQLIDLKNSELKLSSNSLFTICEKKFSSGTNTNDETVLWIGSSNGLNKLSIKNLTFRGDYKSLECDVEVFNSANGLADNSVKSIVEDNRGNLWIGTNAGISYFDSEKKLFRNYSTSDGLIGSEMNSGSAANSSNGFMFFGSSDGLNIFDPEKITQSTYRPSVVVSDFQIFNQLVKIGDDSPLSESILTAKIINLAYSQNVFSFQFSALDYNDPESIQYTYKMEGFDNDWIISGNRRFITYTNLNPGKYIFKVKATNSDGIWTGNEKSIFVNIGAPWWRTGWAYAMYVIIIFAGIFSIRKIEMNRSKLRNELKMREFEAKKQRELENIKSRFFANLSHEFRTPLTLIRGPIEELINGDTVDNKEEYYELIKRNSEKLQELIDQLLELTQLENAAIPLKAKKENLVSLARGLLFAFEALAKQKEIKLSFSSSSEKFICWIDRDKLEKIINNLLSNAIKFTPANGDVSINIQYAKVDGNKFAVVEVSDSGIGIPEDKLENIFNRFFQVDDSSRKKYKGSGIGLALVKELTDLHKWNISVVSELGKGTIFTLRIPLSDHYLSEDEKVIGSEVYANEETYQSEISEEKKSDELDKEIEQELIEKKKKLEAKPTILIVEDSEDVRTYLTSLLKNEFQMNEAVDGEDGIKKAAEFLPDLIISDVMMPAMDGFEFCKKIKTDWLTSHIPVILLTAKANVESKIAGLETGADDYLTKPFSSKELFARVKNLLEQRKILRERFSKEIKVEPASIAVNSIDNEFLEKAFAVAEKNLSNTEFNSEYFAKEMFLSRSQLHRKILAVIGQAPGEFIRTFRLKKAASLILEKRLSITQIAFEVGFSSPSHFTKAFRQQFNCLPTEFTERTKF; encoded by the coding sequence ATGATTATTGCAGGTAAGAACGGAAAAATTTATCTGGCATTTCTCTTATTTATAAATTTCTCTGCAAATCTTTTTTCTCAGGATTTAAATTTTAAAAATCTTTCTGTGAAAAATGGTTTGTCAAATAATAAGATCAATGCAATCCTTCAGGATAAAACCGGATTTATCTGGTTTGGCACTGAGGATGGCTTAAACCGTTTCGATGGTTACAACTTTAAAGTTTATCGTAATGATCCCACCGATTCAAATTCAATTTCACACAATAATATCTGGGCAATTTTTGCAGATGAAAATGACAATATCTGGATCGGTACTAAAAGCGGTGTGTTGAATCTTTATGATCGTAGATATGATTCATTCAGACACTGGACGATTAAATCAAAGTTTGTAAAGGAAAATAGCATCACTGCAATTTATAAAGATAGAAACAACTCGCTCTGGATTGGCACTTATCAATCAGGACTTTTTAAATTTAATCCCGAAACCGGTGAATCAAAAAGTTGGAATTATAATCCTGAAGATCGGAACAGCCTTTCTAATAATTTCATCACTTCAATTATTGAAGATGCAGCAGGGAATTTATGGATCAGCACTTACAATGGTTTGAATAAATTCATACCGTCAGCCAATGAAAATTATTTTTTCAGATATGAGTATAATCCGTTAAATCAAAATAGTCTGAATAACAATCTTGTTTGGTCAGTTCAACAATCACATTTCGATGAAAAGAAATTGTGGCTCGGAACAGCAAACGGTTTGGCATCTTTAGATATTCGAACAAATGTAATTACAAGAATAAATTTACCGATAGCACAAGGTTTACAATTCAGCAACAGTGTTTCATCAGTCGTCGAAGAAGATAATGATGGCGAAAAGATTTTATGGATGTCAACTTACGCCGGAGTGATAAGAATGAACTTAAATACTTCAGAAATCGTCAGGTATTTCAGCGATGAGAGAAATCCCTCAAGTATAATTAATAATCAGGTAAATGAAATTATTAAAGATAAATCAGGTGTCATTTGGTGTGCAACCGAAGGTGGAATTAGTTATATATCCCCAAAGGCATTGAAGTTTAATAATCCTTTCAGTTCAGGATTTAGTTCAAAAATGCTTAATGATTTGAAAGCTAAAAATGTGAGATCTGTAATAACCGATTCACATAGTGATATGTTCTTTGGCACAGACGATGGAGTTTATCAATTAATAAATTCAACTTCTAAATCTGAACCGATAAAAATTTCATCAACCAATCAATTCAATGTTTGGTCTTTAGAACCCGGCAATAATCATGACTTATGGATCGGAACCTATGGACAAGGATTGAAACAGCTTTCATTAAATAACGGAGAAATTAAAAGCTGGAAAATCGAGAGTCCAACTTTTAAAACCACTGCCTTTGATTATATAAAATCATTGCGACTGGATGAAAATAATATTCTCTGGATTGGTTTCTGGGGTGGTGGATTTTCAAAACTTAATACGATCAATGGAGAATACGAAATCTGGATTAGTGAAAGTAAAAAACCTCAAAGCATCAGTCATAATGATGTCTGGGATATCCATCGCGACCGCAAAGGAAGATTATGGCTCGCAACAAACGGCGGCGGATTAAATTTATTTGATCCCGAAGATGAAGGAAAGTTTCTCCAACTAATTGATCTTAAAAATTCTGAATTAAAACTTAGCAGTAATAGTTTGTTCACGATTTGTGAAAAGAAATTTTCGAGTGGAACAAATACAAATGATGAAACAGTGCTTTGGATTGGAAGCAGTAACGGTCTGAATAAGCTTTCAATTAAAAATTTAACTTTCAGGGGAGATTACAAATCACTTGAATGTGATGTTGAAGTATTTAATTCAGCAAATGGTTTAGCTGATAACTCAGTAAAAAGTATTGTTGAAGATAACAGAGGTAATCTATGGATAGGAACAAATGCTGGCATTTCCTATTTCGATAGTGAGAAAAAATTATTCAGGAACTATTCAACTTCAGATGGATTAATCGGCAGCGAAATGAATTCAGGTTCAGCAGCTAATTCATCAAACGGATTTATGTTCTTTGGCAGTAGTGATGGATTAAATATTTTCGATCCTGAAAAAATAACCCAATCAACTTACAGACCGTCCGTAGTAGTTTCTGATTTTCAGATTTTCAATCAACTGGTAAAAATCGGTGATGATTCTCCTTTGTCTGAATCAATTTTAACTGCTAAAATAATAAACCTTGCTTACTCTCAAAATGTGTTTTCATTTCAGTTCTCTGCTTTGGATTACAATGATCCTGAATCAATTCAATATACATACAAGATGGAAGGTTTTGATAACGATTGGATAATTTCAGGAAATCGGAGATTTATTACTTACACGAACCTCAATCCTGGCAAATATATTTTTAAAGTGAAAGCCACGAATAGTGATGGTATCTGGACAGGAAACGAAAAAAGTATTTTTGTTAACATCGGAGCCCCATGGTGGCGAACCGGCTGGGCTTATGCAATGTATGTAATTATAATTTTCGCAGGAATATTTTCTATTAGAAAAATCGAAATGAATCGTTCAAAACTTCGAAACGAATTAAAGATGCGCGAATTTGAAGCTAAGAAACAACGTGAACTCGAAAATATAAAATCAAGATTTTTTGCAAACCTTTCGCACGAATTCAGGACTCCGCTTACTCTTATCCGCGGACCAATAGAAGAACTGATAAACGGAGACACAGTAGATAATAAAGAAGAGTACTATGAATTAATTAAGCGTAACAGCGAAAAACTTCAGGAACTGATTGACCAGCTTTTGGAACTGACTCAACTGGAAAATGCTGCAATTCCGTTAAAAGCAAAAAAGGAAAATCTTGTAAGTCTTGCAAGAGGATTGCTTTTTGCATTTGAAGCGCTCGCGAAACAAAAAGAAATTAAACTTTCATTTTCATCTTCTTCAGAAAAATTTATTTGCTGGATTGACAGAGACAAACTTGAAAAGATAATTAATAATCTTTTATCAAATGCGATTAAGTTTACACCGGCAAACGGAGATGTGTCAATAAATATTCAGTACGCGAAAGTAGATGGAAATAAATTTGCTGTTGTGGAAGTATCCGATTCAGGTATTGGAATTCCTGAAGACAAGCTTGAAAATATTTTTAATCGCTTCTTTCAGGTGGATGATTCTTCACGGAAAAAATATAAAGGATCCGGGATCGGTCTTGCTCTGGTTAAGGAACTTACTGATTTACACAAATGGAATATTAGTGTTGTCAGCGAATTGGGAAAAGGAACAATCTTCACTCTTCGGATTCCACTATCGGATCATTATTTAAGTGAAGATGAAAAAGTAATTGGCTCGGAAGTTTATGCTAATGAAGAAACTTATCAGTCAGAAATATCAGAAGAAAAGAAATCAGATGAGTTAGATAAAGAAATCGAACAGGAACTTATAGAAAAGAAAAAGAAACTCGAAGCTAAACCAACTATTCTGATTGTAGAAGACTCAGAAGATGTTAGAACTTACTTAACAAGTCTGTTGAAAAATGAATTTCAAATGAACGAAGCAGTTGATGGTGAAGATGGAATAAAAAAAGCAGCCGAGTTTTTGCCCGATCTGATTATCAGCGATGTTATGATGCCCGCGATGGATGGTTTTGAGTTCTGCAAAAAAATAAAAACTGATTGGCTTACAAGTCACATACCTGTAATTCTTCTTACTGCAAAAGCAAATGTTGAAAGTAAAATTGCCGGACTTGAAACAGGTGCAGATGATTATCTGACTAAACCATTCAGCTCCAAAGAATTATTTGCACGAGTTAAAAATCTCCTCGAACAAAGAAAAATACTACGTGAGAGATTCAGCAAAGAAATCAAAGTTGAACCAGCTTCAATAGCTGTTAATTCTATTGATAATGAATTCCTCGAAAAAGCTTTTGCAGTTGCTGAAAAAAATCTTTCAAATACTGAATTCAATTCTGAATATTTTGCTAAAGAGATGTTTCTGAGCAGAAGCCAATTACACCGTAAAATATTAGCAGTTATCGGGCAGGCTCCGGGTGAATTTATCAGAACATTCCGATTAAAAAAAGCCGCCTCATTAATTCTTGAAAAAAGATTAAGCATAACCCAGATTGCATTTGAAGTCGGATTTAGCAGTCCGTCTCATTTTACAAAAGCCTTCCGGCAGCAATTTAATTGCCTCCCAACAGAGTTTACAGAGCGAACTAAATTTTAA